One region of Turicibacter bilis genomic DNA includes:
- a CDS encoding YibE/F family protein: MKKWSKELLPIVLVLISCGFIIWISGFIFEGGYLPNRLNRDVQYYSATVLEVQNEDLGPDNYTGEFTVGVQEIRVKLDDGPYKGEEYTFKNHISRLYNTIVKKDTNIIVGTYLDEGEILDLTVSSYKRNHVLGLLAVIFCALVAWVGKFKGIKSLVSLLFTGVCVIFLMLPLMLGGMHPVLAAIIIVFLSTFVTLWLVAGLNKKSITAIIGTLSGVLIATLIAYIFSDLAHLSGGTMQDTEALLYVSETSKLQIKGLLLAGILIASLGAVMDVAMSISSSMFELASVSSKLTTRELIRSGMNVGTDMIGTMTNTLILALAGGSLSTVILIYSATISELQLVNLDVLGTELIQGIAGSIGIVITVPITVLIAAYMCIKKK; encoded by the coding sequence GTGAAGAAGTGGAGTAAAGAGTTATTACCTATTGTGTTGGTTTTGATTTCTTGTGGATTTATTATTTGGATTTCAGGTTTTATTTTTGAGGGAGGCTATTTACCGAATCGATTAAATCGTGATGTTCAGTATTATAGTGCAACAGTATTAGAGGTTCAAAATGAAGATTTAGGGCCTGATAATTATACGGGAGAGTTTACTGTTGGGGTACAGGAGATACGTGTTAAATTAGATGATGGACCATATAAAGGAGAAGAATACACATTCAAAAATCATATTAGTCGCTTATACAATACGATTGTAAAAAAAGATACAAATATTATTGTAGGAACTTATTTAGATGAGGGAGAAATTCTTGATCTGACTGTAAGTAGTTATAAGCGTAATCATGTGTTAGGGTTATTAGCAGTTATTTTCTGTGCATTAGTTGCATGGGTTGGAAAATTTAAAGGAATTAAATCACTGGTATCATTATTATTTACAGGTGTATGTGTTATTTTCTTAATGTTACCATTAATGTTAGGTGGAATGCATCCAGTGTTAGCTGCCATTATTATCGTCTTTTTAAGTACATTTGTGACGTTATGGCTAGTAGCGGGATTAAATAAAAAATCAATAACAGCAATTATTGGAACATTATCAGGAGTATTAATTGCAACCTTAATTGCTTATATTTTTAGTGACTTGGCGCATTTATCAGGTGGAACAATGCAAGATACTGAAGCTTTACTTTATGTTTCTGAAACAAGTAAACTTCAAATTAAAGGATTGTTACTAGCAGGGATTTTAATTGCTTCATTAGGTGCTGTAATGGACGTTGCAATGTCAATTTCCTCATCCATGTTTGAGCTGGCGAGTGTTAGCTCAAAATTAACCACAAGAGAGTTAATTCGTAGTGGAATGAATGTTGGAACTGATATGATTGGGACGATGACGAATACGTTGATTTTAGCGTTAGCAGGAGGATCGTTATCGACTGTTATTTTAATTTATTCAGCAACAATTAGTGAACTTCAATTAGTAAATCTGGATGTACTTGGAACAGAGTTAATTCAAGGAATTGCTGGAAGTATTGGAATTGTTATTACGGTTCCAATTACAGTCTTAATTGCAGCTTATATGTGCATTAAGAAAAAATAA
- a CDS encoding DegV family protein has product MAKIAIVSDSTGCIPAEELKALDIHVNYISIVFGTESYREFIDMTPEEFMERCENYSGLPTTSQPSPGSTMELYESLFAQGYEDIIHINISSQLSGSHQTAKTCAEMVNPEHIHVFDSRTVTYTQGMFAVYAAKKAQEGASVQEILDYLEMMRENNQFYAAINDLTNLRKGGRLSNVEAALGSLLQIKPICQMQPDGTLQAIEKIRTFKKSLKRLIEIGKEAKLTDDYQLVVMHIGNEEGAKTVQAELQEVYPNHEVKIYPISLVVAVHGGPGAVAIGWVKHK; this is encoded by the coding sequence ATGGCAAAAATAGCGATCGTATCTGATAGCACAGGATGTATTCCTGCTGAAGAATTAAAAGCGTTAGATATTCATGTAAACTATATTTCAATTGTATTTGGAACAGAGTCTTACCGTGAATTTATTGATATGACACCAGAAGAATTTATGGAGCGTTGTGAAAACTATAGTGGATTACCAACGACATCACAACCGTCACCAGGGTCAACGATGGAATTATATGAATCATTATTTGCACAAGGATATGAGGATATTATTCATATCAATATTTCAAGCCAATTAAGTGGAAGTCATCAAACAGCTAAAACATGCGCAGAAATGGTTAATCCAGAACATATTCATGTGTTTGATTCACGCACAGTTACTTATACACAAGGGATGTTTGCTGTCTATGCGGCTAAAAAAGCACAAGAAGGTGCTTCAGTACAAGAAATTCTTGATTATTTAGAAATGATGCGTGAAAATAATCAATTCTATGCTGCCATCAATGATTTAACGAATTTACGTAAAGGTGGACGTTTATCAAATGTGGAAGCTGCTTTAGGAAGCTTATTGCAAATTAAGCCAATTTGTCAAATGCAACCGGATGGGACATTACAAGCAATTGAGAAAATTCGTACCTTTAAAAAGTCATTAAAACGATTAATTGAAATTGGAAAAGAAGCAAAATTAACGGATGATTATCAATTAGTTGTTATGCATATTGGTAATGAAGAAGGAGCTAAAACAGTCCAAGCTGAATTACAAGAAGTTTACCCAAATCACGAAGTTAAGATTTATCCAATTTCATTAGTTGTTGCGGTTCATGGTGGACCAGGTGCTGTTGCCATTGGATGGGTAAAACATAAATAA
- a CDS encoding DegV family protein, translating into MKVAIVTDSLTNLTAADLDRYPDVYYGYLNVIVNDKAYAEQKEINNKELFRMIDEGATYSTSQPAPEEFVQLYTKLLQDYDYILGLFCTNHVSGTVNSARIASTMVEGAEGRITVIDTNTASIGVENVLLRVCQLLEEGKDVEELIKVVEFYKTHGPMYLYVDDLNTLVRTGRLSKAAASIGNLLNIKPIIGLSDGKLDVFDKVRTKKRVFKWIVERLREDVSKSGKQIVRITHVNAVEGANELKALMEEACKDQVEVHVGNEIGPVMAIHFGRGGVGACWMPDQYNI; encoded by the coding sequence ATGAAAGTCGCTATTGTAACAGACAGTCTTACAAATTTAACAGCAGCTGATTTAGACCGTTATCCAGATGTTTATTACGGGTATCTAAATGTTATCGTAAATGATAAAGCATATGCTGAACAAAAGGAAATTAATAATAAAGAATTATTTCGTATGATTGATGAAGGAGCTACCTATTCAACATCACAACCTGCACCAGAAGAATTTGTTCAATTATATACAAAATTACTTCAAGACTATGATTATATTTTAGGGTTATTCTGCACAAATCATGTGAGTGGTACAGTTAATTCCGCACGTATTGCTAGTACGATGGTAGAAGGTGCTGAAGGACGTATTACAGTGATTGATACGAATACAGCATCGATAGGAGTAGAAAATGTTCTTTTACGTGTATGCCAACTTTTAGAAGAAGGGAAAGACGTTGAAGAGCTTATTAAAGTAGTTGAATTCTATAAAACTCATGGACCAATGTATTTATATGTAGACGATTTAAATACATTAGTACGTACAGGGCGTTTATCAAAAGCAGCAGCAAGTATCGGAAATTTATTAAATATTAAGCCGATTATCGGATTATCAGATGGTAAATTAGATGTCTTTGATAAAGTTCGTACAAAAAAGCGTGTCTTTAAATGGATTGTTGAACGTTTACGTGAAGATGTTTCAAAATCAGGAAAGCAAATTGTTCGTATTACACATGTGAATGCCGTTGAAGGTGCAAATGAATTAAAAGCGTTAATGGAAGAGGCATGTAAAGATCAAGTTGAGGTACATGTAGGAAATGAAATCGGACCAGTTATGGCGATTCACTTTGGACGTGGTGGAGTTGGAGCTTGCTGGATGCCGGATCAATATAACATTTAA
- a CDS encoding YigZ family protein, with protein sequence MERYLMVAQDGEHEIVVDKSRFICHVKRVYNDQDAMEFIKEIKKIHWNATHNCSAYQVGDFNEIQKANDDGEPSGTAGVPMLEVLRKQGIKNCVVVVTRYFGGIKLGAGGLIRTYGKAVSEAIKELGVIERKTMKTMFVNADYNLLGTIQSRLEGTDYLISQVHYTDKVSVEVLIDVDSEETFTSWIIDMTNGKVDVVPGETSFKEVPYHREA encoded by the coding sequence TTGGAACGTTATTTAATGGTTGCACAAGATGGTGAACACGAAATCGTTGTTGATAAGTCACGTTTTATTTGTCATGTCAAACGTGTCTATAATGATCAAGACGCTATGGAATTTATTAAAGAAATAAAAAAAATTCATTGGAATGCTACACATAACTGTTCAGCTTATCAAGTCGGAGATTTCAATGAAATTCAAAAAGCCAATGATGACGGTGAGCCAAGTGGAACAGCCGGTGTCCCGATGCTTGAAGTATTAAGAAAACAAGGCATTAAAAACTGTGTGGTAGTTGTAACGCGCTACTTTGGTGGCATTAAATTAGGTGCTGGTGGTTTAATCCGTACTTATGGAAAAGCCGTCTCTGAAGCGATTAAAGAACTTGGAGTCATTGAACGAAAAACAATGAAAACCATGTTTGTCAATGCAGACTACAACTTACTAGGAACAATACAAAGTCGTTTAGAAGGAACGGACTATTTAATCAGTCAAGTCCACTACACGGATAAAGTGTCAGTTGAAGTCTTAATCGATGTTGATTCAGAAGAGACATTTACCTCTTGGATTATTGATATGACAAATGGTAAAGTCGATGTTGTCCCTGGAGAAACATCATTTAAAGAAGTCCCTTATCATCGTGAAGCATAA
- a CDS encoding replication-associated recombination protein A yields MKPLADLIRPRTLDEVVGQQHLIGENQILRKLIEVNHIPNLIFYGPSGTGKTTIANIIASLSNKKIYKLNATDAKTEDIKQIIQSLNTLEGMNGIFLYLDEIQNFNKKQQQTLLKYIETGQITLITSTTENPYFTIFSAILSRSTILEFKPLTPEEIVEGLKRAVELVESEFYLYPLTYEEEALHYIANVANGDLRRALNALEIALYPNCRTERFVLTMEVARECTVTAGFSYDRFGDQHYDTLSAFQKSIRGSDPDAAIHYLARLIQAGDLTSICRRLLVIAAEDIGLAYPQAISIVKSCTDAAMQLGFPEARIPLAQAVILLANSPKSNSAISAIDEALADLKVGNVGEIPKHLKDAHYGGAKKLGHGIEYKFPHDYPNHYVKQQYLPNRLKNKTYYKPVPNKIEQGFVAYQNFIKNNSQ; encoded by the coding sequence ATGAAGCCATTAGCTGATTTAATTCGTCCGAGAACGTTAGATGAGGTTGTTGGGCAACAACATTTAATTGGTGAAAATCAAATTTTAAGAAAATTAATTGAAGTTAATCATATCCCCAATCTTATTTTTTATGGACCGAGTGGGACAGGGAAGACAACGATTGCGAATATTATTGCGAGTCTTTCAAATAAGAAAATCTATAAGTTGAATGCAACCGATGCAAAGACGGAAGATATTAAGCAGATTATTCAAAGTTTAAATACGCTAGAAGGAATGAATGGTATTTTCTTGTATTTAGATGAGATTCAGAACTTTAATAAGAAGCAACAGCAGACGTTGCTTAAATATATTGAAACTGGGCAGATTACCCTGATTACGAGTACAACAGAAAATCCTTATTTTACTATCTTTAGCGCCATTTTAAGTCGGTCTACTATTTTAGAATTTAAGCCTTTGACACCAGAAGAGATTGTAGAGGGACTCAAACGTGCAGTCGAGCTTGTAGAGTCAGAGTTTTATCTCTATCCACTGACTTATGAGGAAGAAGCATTACATTATATTGCTAATGTCGCTAACGGAGATTTGCGTCGTGCGCTTAATGCATTAGAAATTGCACTTTATCCAAACTGTCGTACAGAAAGATTCGTTTTAACCATGGAGGTTGCCCGTGAATGTACGGTGACAGCGGGCTTTTCTTATGATCGATTTGGTGACCAGCATTATGACACTTTAAGTGCGTTTCAAAAATCAATCCGCGGAAGTGATCCAGATGCAGCCATTCATTATTTAGCACGTTTGATTCAAGCCGGTGACTTAACCTCTATTTGTCGTCGTCTGTTAGTGATTGCAGCTGAGGATATTGGACTTGCCTATCCACAAGCGATTTCTATCGTTAAAAGTTGTACAGATGCAGCGATGCAACTCGGTTTTCCTGAAGCTCGTATTCCACTTGCGCAAGCCGTTATTTTACTTGCGAATAGTCCAAAATCAAATTCAGCAATTTCGGCCATTGATGAAGCCTTAGCCGACTTAAAGGTAGGTAACGTTGGTGAAATACCAAAGCACTTAAAGGATGCGCATTATGGAGGAGCAAAGAAATTAGGTCATGGCATCGAATATAAGTTTCCACATGATTATCCTAATCATTATGTTAAACAACAGTATTTACCGAATCGTTTAAAAAATAAAACTTATTATAAACCTGTTCCTAATAAAATTGAACAAGGATTTGTTGCGTATCAAAACTTCATTAAAAATAATAGTCAATAA
- the mreB gene encoding rod shape-determining protein MreB, protein MLFSKDIGIDLGTANVLIYEKGKGIVLEEPSVVSMDAQTGRMIAAGEEARQMLGRTPGKIEVVRPMKDGVIADIAATEMMLKHFINSLNIKGMLSQPRIMICCPTNITLVEKNAIREAAEKCGAREVFIEEEPKIAALGAGMDISKPSGNMVIDVGGGTADIAVLSLGDIVTSASIKIAGNRFDQDIVDYIKTNYKLLIGDRTAEEIKISVATVYPEGREEELQVRGRDLVSGLPRTITISSTEVEESLRESVRIIVHAAKNVLEQTPPELSADIMNKGIVLTGGGALLHGLDRLLADELHVPVFVADNPLHCVVIGTGIMLDHIDKIRRR, encoded by the coding sequence ATGCTATTTTCTAAAGATATTGGAATTGACTTAGGTACTGCTAACGTATTAATATATGAAAAAGGTAAAGGAATTGTTCTAGAGGAACCATCTGTCGTTTCAATGGATGCACAAACAGGACGAATGATCGCTGCTGGTGAAGAAGCTCGTCAAATGCTTGGACGTACACCTGGAAAGATTGAAGTTGTACGCCCAATGAAAGATGGGGTTATTGCTGATATCGCAGCAACTGAAATGATGTTAAAACATTTTATCAACTCATTAAATATTAAAGGAATGCTTTCACAGCCACGTATCATGATTTGCTGTCCAACTAATATTACATTAGTTGAAAAAAATGCAATTCGTGAAGCAGCGGAAAAATGTGGAGCGCGTGAAGTTTTCATTGAAGAAGAACCAAAAATTGCAGCATTAGGGGCTGGAATGGATATTTCTAAACCATCAGGAAACATGGTTATCGATGTTGGTGGTGGAACAGCAGATATCGCCGTTTTATCATTAGGAGATATTGTTACATCAGCATCAATTAAAATTGCCGGTAACCGTTTTGACCAAGATATTGTAGATTATATCAAAACAAATTATAAATTATTAATTGGGGATCGTACAGCAGAAGAAATTAAAATTAGTGTTGCAACTGTTTATCCAGAAGGTCGCGAAGAAGAATTACAAGTTCGTGGACGTGACTTAGTATCAGGGTTACCACGCACAATTACAATTTCATCAACAGAAGTTGAAGAGTCATTACGTGAATCAGTACGCATCATTGTTCATGCAGCTAAAAATGTACTTGAACAAACTCCTCCAGAATTATCAGCTGATATCATGAACAAAGGTATCGTGTTAACTGGTGGGGGAGCATTATTACACGGATTAGACCGTTTATTAGCAGACGAATTACATGTTCCTGTCTTTGTAGCAGACAATCCATTACATTGTGTTGTTATCGGAACAGGAATCATGCTTGATCATATCGATAAAATCCGCCGTCGTTAA
- a CDS encoding M23 family metallopeptidase: MKFKERMSNLKNKKLFKKIDPISFALVVLLGASATFAGVQLWLTGMNGNQTVSNPANGDNDVVYTNGDGTTTVNKTTDAKTVALLQEVIKSPLEGEDVVVAKSYYDQTADTSIQVKSLFNYKVGETVYTRESKGVSLKNSNNEEVSVVAALSGKVLTVKDEVLKGTVVTIEHQNGVKTVYTGVYDVAVEAGAEIEQGDVIGKTGLSQLEPDSGNVVHFEVLKDNVKVNPETVIDKKLGDL, translated from the coding sequence ATGAAATTCAAAGAAAGAATGTCAAATCTAAAAAACAAAAAATTATTCAAAAAAATCGATCCAATTAGCTTCGCATTAGTTGTACTTCTAGGAGCATCTGCTACATTTGCAGGCGTTCAATTATGGTTAACTGGAATGAACGGAAATCAAACAGTATCTAATCCAGCAAATGGTGATAATGATGTTGTTTATACAAATGGTGATGGAACAACAACTGTCAATAAAACAACAGATGCTAAAACAGTTGCTCTATTACAAGAAGTTATTAAATCGCCACTTGAAGGTGAGGATGTTGTAGTAGCTAAATCGTATTATGACCAAACAGCTGACACATCGATCCAAGTAAAAAGTTTATTCAACTACAAAGTAGGAGAAACAGTATATACTCGTGAATCTAAAGGTGTGAGCTTAAAAAACTCTAATAATGAAGAAGTTAGCGTTGTAGCCGCTTTATCAGGAAAAGTTCTTACTGTTAAAGATGAAGTTCTAAAAGGAACAGTTGTGACAATCGAACATCAAAATGGTGTTAAAACAGTCTATACAGGTGTTTATGATGTAGCTGTTGAAGCGGGAGCTGAAATCGAACAAGGTGATGTAATCGGTAAAACAGGACTTTCACAACTTGAACCGGATTCAGGAAACGTTGTCCACTTTGAAGTGTTAAAAGATAATGTTAAAGTAAATCCTGAAACTGTCATTGATAAAAAATTAGGTGATTTATAA
- the spoIID gene encoding stage II sporulation protein D has translation MKKIAVGFVIFIVTLICIPLSFQVIYQAQSPETDFNPPQSMAITKEQNEEENQEEEGTNEQIVTVFREAKNESIELPLETYLIGVVSGEMPALYDLEALKAQAVAARTYTIQLLESQDAIHDTVKHQVYLDNEQLKEKWQDKFDEYYGKVSQAVQETAGEIITYQDELIKPFYFSISNGYTENSEDYWSTSYPYLKSVNSEWDKTAPNYEVQTEFTLDELRNKFNNKSLTKDSFVILNKTEGKNVNEILVGDKVYSGREFREILGLRSADFSLTFNDNKVIITTYGYGHGVGMSQYGANELAKQGKNYRDIINHYYQNVNIIEKNY, from the coding sequence GTGAAAAAAATTGCAGTAGGATTTGTAATCTTTATCGTAACTTTGATTTGTATTCCACTTTCATTTCAAGTCATTTACCAAGCACAAAGTCCAGAAACGGATTTTAATCCCCCTCAATCTATGGCTATTACAAAAGAACAAAACGAAGAAGAAAATCAAGAAGAAGAGGGGACGAATGAACAGATAGTGACTGTTTTTAGGGAAGCAAAAAATGAATCCATTGAACTTCCTTTAGAAACATATTTAATTGGAGTTGTTTCAGGTGAAATGCCAGCTTTATATGATCTTGAGGCACTTAAGGCGCAGGCCGTAGCGGCTAGAACTTATACGATTCAATTATTAGAATCACAAGATGCTATTCATGATACGGTCAAGCATCAAGTTTACTTAGACAATGAACAACTCAAAGAGAAGTGGCAGGATAAATTTGATGAGTATTATGGAAAAGTTTCACAAGCTGTTCAGGAGACAGCAGGAGAGATTATTACATATCAAGATGAATTAATTAAGCCATTTTATTTCTCGATTAGTAATGGCTATACAGAAAATTCAGAAGATTACTGGTCAACATCGTATCCCTATTTAAAAAGCGTCAATAGTGAATGGGATAAAACTGCACCTAACTATGAAGTTCAAACAGAATTTACATTAGATGAGTTAAGAAATAAATTTAATAATAAAAGTTTAACAAAAGATAGCTTTGTGATCTTAAATAAAACAGAAGGAAAGAATGTGAATGAAATTTTAGTCGGTGATAAAGTTTACTCAGGACGTGAATTTCGAGAAATTCTCGGTTTAAGATCAGCGGATTTTTCACTAACATTTAATGACAATAAGGTGATTATTACGACATATGGGTATGGACATGGAGTCGGAATGAGCCAATATGGAGCTAATGAATTAGCGAAACAGGGGAAAAACTATCGAGATATCATTAATCATTATTACCAAAATGTTAATATAATTGAAAAAAATTACTAA
- the atpC gene encoding ATP synthase F1 subunit epsilon produces the protein MTIRVVTPDKLVFDGEAERVFARGIDGDFAVLHNHIPMMTPLGVGELRIDMNGESSYIAVDNGIFEVSNNHINVLSNDAMMAEDIDVARAKMELERSERQKQNAKTREDLIKSEMEIAKLLNQIRVGEKRISE, from the coding sequence ATGACTATTCGCGTAGTAACACCAGATAAACTTGTATTCGATGGAGAAGCAGAACGCGTCTTCGCTCGTGGGATTGACGGAGATTTTGCTGTTTTACACAATCATATTCCAATGATGACACCATTAGGTGTTGGAGAGTTACGTATCGATATGAATGGGGAAAGCTCATACATTGCTGTTGATAATGGAATTTTTGAGGTTTCAAATAACCACATTAACGTTTTATCAAATGATGCAATGATGGCTGAAGACATTGATGTTGCACGTGCTAAAATGGAGCTTGAGCGTAGTGAACGTCAAAAACAAAACGCTAAAACCCGTGAAGATTTAATTAAATCTGAAATGGAAATTGCGAAACTTCTCAACCAAATACGAGTTGGTGAAAAAAGAATCTCTGAATAA
- the atpD gene encoding F0F1 ATP synthase subunit beta: MATGHIVAVIGPVVDVKFDLDHLPAIYNALTVDYEVGGERKSLTLEVAVQLGDGVVRTVAMDATDGLVRGLEVVDTGSAISVPVGEVTLGRIFNVLGQPVDNKGAVSADAPHEGIHKEAPKFDELSTTVEILETGIKVVDLLAPYIKGGKIGLFGGAGVGKTVLIQELINNIAQEHGGISVFAGVGERTREGNDLYHEMTESGVINKTAMVFGQMNEPPGARLRVALTGLTMAEYFRDEMKQDVLLFIDNIFRFTQAGSEVSALLGRMPSAVGYQPTLATEMGQLQERITSTKQGSITSIQAVYVPADDYTDPAPATTFAHLDATTNLERRIAAMGIYPAVDPLASTSRALSPDIVGQEHYDVARRVQMMLQRYRELQDIIAILGMDELSDEDKKVVHRARRIQLFLSQSFHVAEQFTGLKGAYVPVAETVRAFKEILDGKHDDLPEEAFRLVGTIEQAIEKANKMK; encoded by the coding sequence ATGGCAACAGGTCATATTGTAGCCGTAATCGGACCAGTAGTAGACGTGAAGTTTGACTTAGATCATCTTCCTGCTATTTACAATGCCTTAACTGTTGATTATGAAGTTGGTGGGGAACGTAAATCATTAACACTGGAAGTTGCAGTGCAACTTGGTGATGGTGTTGTACGTACTGTCGCAATGGATGCAACAGATGGGTTAGTCCGCGGATTAGAAGTTGTCGATACAGGAAGCGCAATTAGCGTTCCAGTAGGAGAGGTAACTTTAGGACGTATTTTTAACGTATTAGGTCAACCAGTAGATAACAAAGGAGCAGTATCAGCTGACGCTCCTCATGAAGGAATTCATAAAGAAGCTCCTAAGTTCGATGAATTATCTACAACAGTTGAAATTCTTGAAACAGGAATCAAAGTCGTAGACTTATTAGCACCTTATATCAAAGGTGGTAAGATCGGTTTATTCGGTGGTGCCGGAGTAGGTAAAACTGTATTAATCCAAGAGTTAATCAACAACATCGCTCAAGAGCATGGTGGGATTTCGGTATTCGCCGGTGTAGGGGAACGTACTCGTGAAGGGAACGACTTATACCATGAAATGACTGAATCAGGAGTAATTAACAAAACTGCCATGGTATTCGGACAAATGAACGAGCCACCTGGTGCACGTTTACGTGTTGCCTTAACAGGTTTAACGATGGCTGAATACTTCCGTGATGAAATGAAACAAGACGTATTATTATTTATTGATAATATTTTCCGTTTCACTCAAGCAGGTTCTGAGGTTTCTGCCTTATTAGGACGTATGCCATCAGCGGTAGGGTACCAACCAACATTAGCAACTGAGATGGGACAGTTACAGGAACGTATTACTTCGACTAAGCAAGGATCAATCACATCAATCCAAGCTGTATACGTACCTGCAGATGACTATACTGACCCTGCACCAGCTACAACATTCGCCCACTTAGATGCAACAACAAACTTAGAGCGTCGTATTGCGGCAATGGGTATCTATCCAGCAGTAGACCCATTAGCATCAACATCACGTGCGTTATCACCAGATATCGTTGGACAAGAACACTACGATGTAGCTCGTCGTGTCCAAATGATGTTACAACGTTACCGTGAATTACAAGATATCATCGCTATCTTAGGTATGGATGAGTTAAGTGACGAAGATAAAAAAGTAGTACACCGTGCTCGTCGTATCCAATTATTCTTATCACAAAGTTTCCACGTTGCAGAACAGTTCACAGGATTAAAAGGTGCTTACGTACCAGTTGCTGAAACAGTTCGTGCATTCAAAGAAATCCTTGATGGAAAACATGATGATTTACCAGAAGAAGCATTCCGCTTAGTTGGAACAATCGAACAAGCTATCGAAAAAGCTAATAAGATGAAATAG
- the atpG gene encoding ATP synthase F1 subunit gamma, with product MAQSMRDIKDKITSTQSTSQITKAMQMVSAAKLTKSEAKTKNYHHYMQTLEDMVRNISSTSSMGHHPFFKSKRESKCTGYLVITSDRGLAGGYNGNVLKLLQHEVNSLAKDQYKIYMIGSKGFDYAKRADLTIENEFVFVPDDIIYQDIKPVVDKVIGDYMDGALSEVVIIYNNYISKIAQEPTTKQILPLVPKKAEKATAQYSFEPKEEDVINAILPKYLEGTIYGVAITAKLSEHASRMNAMQNATDNALEIIQDLQLVYNRARQAAITQEITEIVGGASALE from the coding sequence ATGGCTCAGTCAATGCGCGACATTAAAGATAAAATTACTTCGACTCAAAGTACGAGTCAAATTACAAAAGCCATGCAAATGGTTTCAGCTGCAAAATTAACAAAATCTGAAGCTAAAACTAAAAACTATCACCATTATATGCAAACACTTGAAGATATGGTTCGTAACATTTCTAGTACATCTAGTATGGGACACCATCCATTCTTCAAATCAAAACGCGAATCAAAATGTACAGGATACTTAGTTATCACATCTGATCGTGGTTTAGCAGGTGGCTATAACGGAAATGTTTTAAAGTTATTACAGCATGAAGTTAACTCTCTAGCGAAAGATCAATATAAAATTTATATGATCGGTAGTAAAGGATTTGATTATGCAAAACGTGCTGATTTAACGATTGAAAATGAATTTGTTTTTGTTCCAGATGACATCATATATCAAGACATTAAACCTGTTGTTGATAAAGTAATCGGTGATTATATGGATGGTGCTTTAAGTGAAGTAGTTATTATTTATAATAACTATATCTCTAAAATCGCTCAAGAACCGACTACAAAACAAATTTTACCTTTAGTACCAAAGAAAGCTGAAAAGGCAACGGCTCAGTATTCATTTGAACCTAAAGAGGAAGATGTAATTAATGCTATTTTACCTAAATACTTAGAAGGTACAATTTATGGGGTAGCAATTACAGCTAAGCTTTCAGAACATGCATCTCGTATGAATGCGATGCAAAATGCAACAGATAATGCATTAGAAATTATTCAAGACTTACAGTTAGTTTACAATAGAGCAAGGCAAGCAGCAATTACGCAAGAAATCACAGAGATTGTTGGTGGAGCTTCAGCCTTAGAATAA